A part of Crassostrea angulata isolate pt1a10 chromosome 5, ASM2561291v2, whole genome shotgun sequence genomic DNA contains:
- the LOC128185945 gene encoding ATP-dependent DNA helicase RecQ-like, translating into MAAISVKISEIQNFFQIQLTENQIRGIKGLAAGQDVFVGTRTGSGKSLIYESCPIIFGESSVCVVISPLLSIMKEQVNRLSGLGLKATYIGKKDCCIDDVTRGYYQFVFGNPEVLVGNDKWRGIFRHPEFSQRHKLTVIDEAHTVYQWGEKKDSDDAFREHFSKIGELRSLSLNIPLLSLTATASPSNRKRILKSLCFRDNHIVIIDSPDRPNIKINVKCVKNNSDISDIFSWVIDELNSRKKMHKEL; encoded by the exons ATGGCGGCTATCAGTGTAAAAATATCGGAGATACAGAACTTTTTTCAGATCCAACTGACAGAAAATCAAATTCGTGGGATAAAGGGCTTAGCGGCTGGCCAGGACGTTTTCGTAGGCACACGGACGGGAAGTGGAAAATCTTTAATTTACGAAAGTTGTCCAATTATCTTTGGCGAGTCGAGTGTGTGTGTGGTAATATCCCCACTTCTCAGCATCATGAAAGAGCAGGTGAATAGACTATCTGGTCTAGGTTTGAAAGCAACATATATTGGGAAAAAAGATTGCTGTATAGACGACGTTACGAGGGGATATTATCAGTTTGTCTTTGGAAATCCTGAAGTGCTGGTTGGAAACGACAAATGGAGAGGAATATTTCGACATCCCGAATTTTCTCAACGACACAAGTTGACAGTTATTGATGAGGCACACACAGTTTATCAATG GGGCGAGAAAAAGGATTCTGATGATGCCTTCAGGGAACATTTCTCAAAGATCGGCGAGTTGAGGTCCCTCAGTTTGAACATTCCACTACTCTCTCTTACAGCAACCGCAAGTCCGTCAAATAGGAAACGAATCCTGAAAAGTTTATGTTTCCGTGATAATCACATTGTAATAATTGACAGTCCTGACAGACCAAACATCAAGATTAATgttaaatgtgtaaaaaataattctgacaTTAGTGACATATTTTCATGGGTTATTGACGAACTCAACTCAAGGAAAAAAATGCACAAAGAATTGTGA